A region from the Eleginops maclovinus isolate JMC-PN-2008 ecotype Puerto Natales chromosome 17, JC_Emac_rtc_rv5, whole genome shotgun sequence genome encodes:
- the prrt4b gene encoding proline-rich transmembrane protein 4, with protein sequence MLRLLRTLAFCFWCFLLLHKQAVADEEGLWGPTPSKEDPPEKKQSSSWWPPIPKFPSIPSLPFNIPSFLQSKDSKDEADVLTTTTKSLTEPIDPSQDNSGSGEGSILETSDPPITSTQGFLTGVTKIRTDSLPTGTSDSPHSSIAQSHNGTLVSDSYSPTSSSVRNTLFTDSPTSTSTPGQNATHTLLLRSTAPAAGPSMGATMQHLPEEHTDKEEAEDFTGKISLTIAPETTVPTALTWAQVQTTTTTPGLVETTLTSTHSLRHITPATSSETTSVRRPQDSTVGVTLHAGEATMTETLPTQSDAYLGSSEARSGPTEEKPGVITTANGIDHKLVPESITSTTQSQRVNFSTAGELPGKKDKEDKEGVVPSADWDGDTTLADVSTPYAKRLTTSPPQSTETPTITLNTDDWMSNSEATLLPDCNKERSGICNLSDWDYTTSSDIKPTQNTTGTNQTDNPFLIPAPPMLVPLYTDWNSAMAAWGLAWEAHVYGAGCIFAMLTLASALNLLCLPLRCPSGCGYFALVSLFLLAAGCTRSFSLLYDAYGHQDRLPSTEASLILYEAPFPCLTAAFGLVFLLLSMRSRMQLSYSAFQRPCFLSCLVVMHFGAAFGPVTLLKFYTQKPPLCLFLALISRGAFVALATFLSAAYFVFYIYVRADSKHIYHLNNTSPTPAERYNRCPFAESRDWDRAAVTVCISALFCLACAGLQLFAMLNAMGVAGGEEVFHPWPWWTFQFSCRLCELGVCLTLALVVAQPVYCSDHLPAAGSCWTELWASKSPILPGSYQWTLSQQEKLAIVDTMGLGETESLPLYTLVDERLGSSMNGLDLLYHSNRALAYRDLDLDLDFKGSGKPENGGGGDPSGGSSFTSDSTTDLRPPSPINLRRSIDEALFSEALFPMSLFSPTRSSDLSINNHCALLSKGLCDPLSADPGLYRTSSCVEMASQPPPSCAQSQGDTIVGAPPSPSLSSSTSCSSPERWRGSSSSYSPYRESFGGSSLVLCPSPERHGQQILQQGGMGHVASSGHQGHTDPLRHYQTLGAASQESLDLDMSSEADRSVQEEFISVCRQIDAYSICSETIDL encoded by the exons ATGCTTCGCCTCCTCCGGACCTTGGCTTTTTGCTTCTGGTGTTTTTTGCTACTTCACAAGCAGGCTGTGGCTGACGAAGAGGGCCTTTGGGGACCAACGCCATCAAAAGAAGACCcacctgaaaaaaaacaaagctccTCCTGGTGGCCCCCCATCCCAAAGTTTCCTTCGATTCCCTCACTACCCTTCAATATTCCCTCCTTTCTACAAAGCAAAGACAGTAAGGATGAGGCTGATGTGTTGACCACAACCACCAAAAGTCTGACAGAACCAATCGATCCCTCGCAAGACAACTCGGGTTCAGGGGAAGGGAGCATTCTTGAAACCTCTGATCCACCCATCACTTCGACTCAGGGGTTCCTAACCGGCGTGACAAAGATAAGAACTGACTCACTTCCCACAGGAACATCAGATTCTCCACACAGCAGCATAGCGCAGAGCCACAATGGTACTCTTGTTTCAGACTCCTACTCTCCCACAAGCAGTTCTGTTAGAAACACTCTGTTCACCGACAGTCCCACCAGCACAAGCACTCCTGGACAAAATGCAACACATACCCTCCTACTGAGGAGCACTGCTCCAGCAGCAGGGCCCAGCATGGGTGCCACTATGCAACACCTCCCAGAGGAACACACTGATAAAGAGGAGGCTGAAGATTTTACAGGAAAGATATCTTTGACGATAGCCCCAGAAACCACAGTACCAACTGCATTGACATGGGCACAAGTCCAAACCACTACAACAACCCCAGGTCTTGTTGAGACCACACTGACCAGCACACACTCTCTGAGGCATATTACTCCCGCTACATCCTCAGAAACCACGTCTGTCAGAAGACCACAAGACTCCACTGTTGGTGTAACCCTCCATGCTGGTGAGGCCACGATGACAGAAACTCTACCCACCCAAAGTGACGCTTACCTGGGCTCCTCTGAGGCCAGGTCGGGGCCCACTGAGGAAAAGCCGGGGGTAATCACCACTGCCAATGGGATCGATCACAAATTAGTGCCAGAATCCATAACAAGCACAACTCAGAGCCAGAGGGTTAACTTCTCAACAGCAGGAG AGCTGCCAGGCAAGAAGGATAAGGAGGATAAGGAAGGTGTGGTTCCTTCAGCAGACTGGGATGGTGACACAACATTGGCAGACGTTTCCACGCCATACGCTAAGCGGCTCACAACTTCTCCGCCACAAAGCACAG AAACTCCAACTATTACTCTGAACACGGACGACTGGATGTCCAACAGTGAAGCCACCCTTCTTCCAGACTGCAATAAAGAGCGCTCCGGGATCTGTAACCTCTCCGACTGGGACTACACAACCTCCTCGGACATCAAACCAACACAAAACACCACTGGCACGAACCAAACTGACAATCCCTTCCTGATCCCAGCTCCACCCATGTTGGTGCCGCTGTACACCGACTGGAACAGTGCCATGGCAGCTTGGGGCCTGGCCTGGGAGGCGCATGTTTACGGTGCTGGTTGTATCTTTGCAATGCTAACGCTAGCCTCGGCACTCAATCTGCTCTGCTTGCCTCTACGATGCCCATCCGGATGTGGCTACTTTGCCCTGGTCAGCCTGTTTCTACTAGCTGCTGGTTGCACCAgatctttctctctcctgtaCGATGCCTATGGCCACCAGGACCGCCTACCCTCCACAGAGGCTTCACTAATACTCTACGAAGCACCGTTTCCCTGTTTAACAGCAGCCTTCGGTCTGGTTTTCCTTCTCCTGTCCATGCGCTCGAGAATGCAGCTCTCCTACTCAGCTTTCCAGAGACCCTGTTTCCTGTCCTGCCTGGTTGTCATGCACTTTGGTGCCGCATTCGGACCGGTGACCTTACTGAAGTTCTACACGCAAAAGCCTCCCCTTTGCCTCTTTCTTGCACTTATCTCCCGTGGAGCCTTTGTAGCACTGGCCACATTTCTATCTGCTGCCTACTTTGTGTTCTACATCTACGTGCGGGCAGATTCAAAACACATCTACCACCTTAATAACACATCTCCAACACCCGCCGAGCGATACAACCGCTGCCCTTTTGCTGAGAGCCGGGACTGGGATCGTGCAGCTGTAACAGTCTGTATTTcagcattgttttgtttagcCTGTGCAGGACTGCAGTTATTTGCAATGCTCAATGCTATGGGTGTTGCAGGGGGAGAGGAGGTCTTCCACCCTTGGCCCTGGTGGACTTTTCAGTTTAGCTGCAGACTGTGTGAGCTTGGGGTTTGTCTCACCTTGGCCTTGGTGGTTGCACAACCAGTCTACTGTTCTGACCACCTCCCAGCTGCAGGGAGCTGCTGGACCGAACTGTGGGCATCAAAGTCACCCATCCTGCCTGGGAGCTACCAATGGACCCTGAGCCAGCAGGAGAAGCTTGCAATTGTTGATACCATGGGGcttggagagacagagagcctTCCTCTTTACACTCTGGTCGATGAGAGGCTTGGTAGCAGTATGAACGGCCTGGACCTTCTCTACCACAGCAACCGGGCCTTGGCATACCgagacttggacttggacttggacttcAAGGGTTCAGGGAAACCTGAaaatggaggaggtggagatcCCTCAGGTGGATCCTCGTTTACCAGTGACTCCACCACAGACCTGCGACCACCTTCGCCAATCAACCTGCGTCGCAGCATAGACGAGGCACTCTTCAGTGAGGCCCTCTTTCCTATGAGCCTCTTCAGCCCTACTCGCAGCAGTGATCTATCCATAAACAACCACTGTGCACTTCTAAGCAAAGGCCTTTGTGATCCTCTCTCAGCTGACCCTGGACTTTATCGGACCTCTTCCTGCGTTGAGATGGCTTCTCAACCCCCACCCTCTTGCGCTCAATCTCAAGGAGACACTATTGTAGGTGCTccaccctctccctccctgtcctcATCCACGAGCTGTTCATCTCCTGAGCGTTGGAGGGGCAGCTCATCCTCTTACTCCCCCTACCGTGAATCTTTCGGAGGCTCCTCGCTGGTCCTCTGCCCGAGCCCAGAGAGACATGGTCAGCAGATTCTGCAGCAAGGGGGTATGGGCCATGTGGCATCCTCTGGCCACCAGGGCCACACTGACCCACTGAGGCACTACCAAACACTTGGCGCTGCCTCACAGGAAAGCCTGGACCTGGACATGTCGTCTGAGGCAGACCGATCCGTGCAAGAGGAGTTCATCAGTGTCTGCAGACAAATCGATGCTTACAGCATCTGCAGCGAGACTATCGATTTATAA